The following are from one region of the Corylus avellana chromosome ca1, CavTom2PMs-1.0 genome:
- the LOC132189514 gene encoding heavy metal-associated isoprenylated plant protein 26-like yields MGALDHLSNIFDCSSGSSRLKKRKQLQTVEIKVKMDCEGCERKVKKAVEGMKGVKQVDVDRKSHKVTVIGYVDPGKVVSRVAHRTGKRAEIWPYVPYDVVDHPYAPGVYDRKAPAGYVRNVQDPQMSYLTRASSTEVRYTTAFSDENPAACAIM; encoded by the exons ATGGGCGCTCTGGATCATCTCTCCAACATCTTCGATTGCTCCTCCGGCAGCTCCAGGCTCAAGAAACGCAAGCAATTGCAG ACGGTGGAGATCAAGGTGAAGATGGACTGCGAAGGATGCGAGCGGAAGGTGAAGAAGGCGGTGGAGGGAATGAAGGGTGTGAAGCAGGTGGACGTGGACCGCAAGTCGCACAAGGTGACGGTCATTGGATATGTGGACCCGGGCAAGGTGGTGTCCCGCGTGGCGCATCGGACGGGTAAGAGGGCGGAGATCTGGCCCTACGTGCCATACGACGTCGTTGATCACCCCTACGCTCCTGGGGTCTACGACAGGAAGGCGCCAGCTGGGTACGTGCGGAACGTGCAGGATCCGCAGATGTCGTATCTGACACGTGCGAGCTCCACTGAGGTGCGGTACACCACAGCTTTCAGTGATGAGAACCCCGCAGCTTGTGCCATCATGTGA
- the LOC132163598 gene encoding uncharacterized protein LOC132163598 gives MKTVIGEVRLSKPISLKKATSTLSTFVSTENGASPAVCAYLRRALASFKDLRQHEKELGGTRSEQRHYRPKSETLSDVSQARSHKQIRDWLESNITGGNGIERDEKPTRIVVSGQEMGQGVGDEGKREKHWKNKQKGEFGKFGESRGTEIKVKIKPEENPGGSNEGNVGMESETKKHKMKKIFAEEIIKEESKEIGLADSYSVEPKSYKRKKEEKKEINEGGDFKNNGIAAESDYRGRMGIVEVKEEESKKRKNKEVEEIAEDISEEQRDKNKKKRRKTE, from the coding sequence ATGAAGACGGTCATAGGTGAGGTCCGCTTGTCGAAGCCAATCTCGCTCAAGAAGGCCACCTCGACTCTCTCCACATTCGTCTCCACCGAGAACGGCGCGTCTCCGGCCGTATGCGCCTACCTCCGACGCGCCCTTGCCTCTTTCAAGGACTTGAGGCAGCACGAGAAGGAGCTCGGAGGTACACGGTCCGAGCAGAGGCACTACCGGCCCAAATCGGAGACCCTCAGCGATGTGAGTCAAGCACGGAGTCACAAACAAATAAGAGATTGGCTGGAGAGTAATATTACCGGCGGAAACGGGATAGAAAGGGACGAGAAACCTACCCGGATCGTCGTTTCGGGTCAGGAAATGGGTCAAGGGGTTGGAGACGAGGGTAAGAGAGAGAAGCATTGGAAGAATAAGCAGAAGGGCGAGTTTGGTAAATTTGGGGAGAGTAGAGGCACTGAAATTAAAGTGAAAATCAAGCCTGAAGAGAATCCGGGAGGAAGCAATGAGGGTAATGTGGGAATGGAGAGCGAGACAAAGAAGCACAAAATGAAGAAGATCTTCGCCGAAGAGATTATTaaagaagaaagtaaagaaATAGGTTTAGCCGACTCGTATTCGGTGGAACCAAAGAGCTATAAAAGGaagaaggaggagaagaaggagatAAACGAAGGTGGTGATTTTAAGAATAATGGGATTGCAGCCGAGAGCGATTATAGGGGTAGAATGGGAATTGTAGAAGTAAAGGAGGAGGAGAGCAAGAAGAGGAAGAATAAGGAGGTTGAGGAGATAGCAGAGGATATTTCGGAGGAGCAGAGGGataagaacaagaagaagaggaggaaaacTGAGTGA
- the LOC132189524 gene encoding heavy metal-associated isoprenylated plant protein 26-like codes for MGALDHITDLFDCTGASSGARSRLKQRKQLQTVEIKVKMDCEGCERKVRRALEGMMGVKQVTVERKAHKVTVVGYVDPARVVSRLQHRTNKRAEIWPYLPYDVVDHPYAPGVYDRKAPAGYVRNVQDPQMSYLTRASSTEVRYTTAFSDENPSACSIM; via the exons ATGGGTGCTCTGGATCATATCACCGACCTCTTTGATTGCACTGGAGCCTCTTCTGGCGCCCGCTCCAGGCTCAAGCAACGCAAGCAATTGCAG ACGGTGGAGATCAAGGTGAAGATGGACTGCGAAGGATGCGAGCGGAAGGTGAGGAGGGCGCTGGAGGGAATGATGGGTGTGAAGCAGGTGACCGTGGAACGCAAGGCGCACAAGGTGACGGTCGTTGGATATGTGGACCCCGCCAGGGTGGTGTCCCGCTTGCAACATCGGACGAACAAGAGGGCCGAGATCTGGCCCTACTTGCCATACGACGTCGTTGATCACCCCTACGCGCCTGGGGTCTACGACAGGAAGGCCCCAGCTGGGTACGTGCGAAACGTGCAGGACCCGCAGATGTCGTATCTGACACGTGCGAGCTCCACTGAGGTGCGGTACACCACAGCTTTCAGTGATGAGAACCCCTCCGCTTGTTCCATCATGTGA
- the LOC132183720 gene encoding WD-40 repeat-containing protein MSI3-like yields MAEEQQPQQKEAGLDGQVDEDYAVWRKNTPFLYDLVISHPLEWPSLTVHWAPLPAPLPHASDPSLAVHRLVLGTHTAEGSPNFLMVADALLPREASEASLDGNAENPIVPKVEITQKIRVDGEVNRARCMPQNPVIVGAKTSGSEVYVFDCTKQSGRQQGSDCDPDLRLRGHDMEGYGLSWSPLKEGYLLSGSHDHKICLWDVSAVAQDRVLDALHVYEAHESVVEDVSWHSKNENLFGSVGDDCQLIIWDLRTNQPQHSVKAHEKEVNYLSFNPYNEWILATASSDTTIGLFDTRKLSVPLHVLSSHTEEVFQVEWDPNHETVLASSADDRRLMVWDLNRIGDEQSEGDAEDGPPELLFSHGGHKAKISDFSWNKYQPWVIASVGEDNTVQVWQMAEGIYHDDDDVQATDDSP; encoded by the exons ATGGCGGAGGAACAACAACCACAACAGAAAGAGGCGGGTCTCGATGGCCAGGTGGACGAGGACTACGCCGTGTGGAGGAAGAACACGCCGTTCCTCTACGACCTGGTCATCTCGCACCCTCTCGAATGGCCGTCTCTCACCGTCCACTGGGCCCCGCTTCCGGCCCCACTGCCCCACGCCTCCGACCCATCTCTCGCCGTCCACAGGCTCGTCCTCGGGACCCACACGGCCGAGGGCTCCCCCAACTTCCTCATGGTCGCTGACGCTCTCCTCCCCAGAGAAGCGTCGGAGGCCAGCTTAGATGGCAACGCCGAAAACCCTATAGTCCCTAAG GTGGAGATAACACAGAAGATACGCGTTGATGGAGAAGTGAATAGGGCACGGTGTATGCCGCAGAACCCGGTAATTGTGGGTGCAAAGACAAGTGGGTCTGAGGTTTATGTGTTTGATTGCACCAAACAATCGGGGAGGCAACAAGGGAGTGATTGTGATCCAGATTTGAGGCTAAGGGGTCATGATATGGAAGGGTACGGGTTGTCTTGGAGTCCCCTTAAGGAGGGATACCTTTTAAGTGGCTCACATGACCATAAAATATGTTTGTGGGATGTGTCTGCTGTGGCTCAAGATAGGGTGCTTGATGCGTTGCATGTTTATGAG GCTCATGAAAGTGTGGTTGAAGATGTCTCCTGGCACTCAaagaatgaaaatttatttggatCTGTGGGGGATGATTgtcaattgataatttgggacTTGCGCACAAACCAACCCCAACATTCTGTCAAAGCCCACGAGAAAGAG GTGAACTATCTTTCCTTCAATCCATACAATGAATGGATCTTGGCTACAGCATCTTCGGATACCACCATTGGTCTCTTTGATACAAGGAAGCTGAGTGTGCCATTGCATGTTTTAAGCAGTCACAC AGAGGAAGTATTCCAGGTAGAATGGGATCCTAACCATGAGACGGTGTTGGCATCGTCTGCTGATGATAGAAGGTTGATGGTTTGGGATCTTAACAG GATTGGAGATGAGCAGTCAGAGGGAGATGCTGAAGATGGTCCTCCGGAGCTTCTATTTTCTCACGGGGGTCACAAAGCAAAGATATCAGATTTCTCGTGGAACAAGTATCAGCCATGGGTGATTGCAAGTGTGGGTGAGGACAACACTGTTCAGGTCTGGCAAATGGCTGAGGGcatatatcatgatgatgacgACGTGCAAGCTACTGATGACTCACCATAG